A stretch of Malus sylvestris chromosome 11, drMalSylv7.2, whole genome shotgun sequence DNA encodes these proteins:
- the LOC126588754 gene encoding uncharacterized protein LOC126588754 isoform X1, whose translation MAMHMEAEVPGIGAVGCYAEKQSSLCGKRKRQQKPLEEEDRQPRSVTPGALRVLPQADEEKERAFTRNFISFLLSKVSKETDAQYMDSVNSCDPSKVAAQLESVLFENWGFNDQSLESTEKYSTLFYFLHAPARKDFRRQVLLGEISPTQLVHMSLDEPHSKYPNHMDDLCENCYEVWFEKLRNSLIECGMMKRVTVEPLGTKQRQQLDPSPRLDPPGTAVWGVLRQVLPQDIEKERAYERNFISFLLSKVSKETDARYMDSVNACDPSKVAAQLESVLFENWGFKGQSPESNEKYSSVFSCLQNPANKDLRRQVLLGEISSKQLVNMSRDEVYDYLF comes from the exons ATGGCCATGCACATGGAGGCTGAAGTACCTGGAATCGGCGCCGTTGGGTGTTATGCGGAGAAGCAGAGCTCGCTTTGTGGCAAGAGGAAGAGGCAGCAGAAGCCGCTGGAGGAGGAAGACCGTCAACCTAGGTCAGTTACTCCAGGAGCGTTGCGAGTTTTACCCCAAG CAGATGAAGAAAAGGAACGGGCTTTTACAAGGAATTTCATTTCGTTCCTTTTGTCCAAGGTATCTAAGGAAACTGATGCACAATATATGGATTCTGTCAATTCATGTGACCCTTCTAAAGTTGCTGCTCAACTGGAGTCCGTGCTGTTTGAAAACTGGGGTTTCAATGATCAGTCGCTGGAATCGACTGAAAAGTATTCTACTCTATTTTATTTCCTCCATGCTCCTGCGAGAAAAGATTTCCGCAGACAGGTTCTTCTCGGCGAGATCTCCCCAACACAGTTGGTGCACATGTCTTTGGATGAACCGCATTCGAAGTACCCCAATCATATGGACGACCTTTGCGAGAATTGCTATGAAGTTTGGTTTGAGAAACTTCGAAACAGCTTAATTGAGTGTGGTATGATGAAACGTGTAACTGTGGAGCCGCTGGGGACTAAGCAGCGGCAGCAGCTGGACCCTTCACCTCGGTTGGACCCTCCTGGTACTGCAGTATGGGGAGTTTTACGCCAAGTTTTACCCCAAG ATATTGAAAAGGAACGGGCTTATGAAAGGAATTTCATTTCGTTCCTTTTGTCCAAGGTATCTAAGGAAACTGATGCACGATATATGGATTCTGTCAATGCATGTGACCCTTCTAAAGTTGCTGCTCAACTGGAGTCCGTGCTGTTTGAAAACTGGGGTTTCAAAGGTCAGTCGCCGGAATCGAATGAAAAGTATTCATCTGTGTTTTCTTGCCTCCAGAATCCTGCGAACAAAGACTTGCGTAGGCAAGTTCTTCTGGGAGAGATCTCCTCAAAACagttggtcaacatgtctcgagATGAGGTTTATGATTACTTGTTTTAG
- the LOC126588754 gene encoding uncharacterized protein LOC126588754 isoform X2: MAMHMEAEVPGIGAVGCYAEKQSSLCGKRKRQQKPLEEEDRQPRSVTPGALRVLPQDEEKERAFTRNFISFLLSKVSKETDAQYMDSVNSCDPSKVAAQLESVLFENWGFNDQSLESTEKYSTLFYFLHAPARKDFRRQVLLGEISPTQLVHMSLDEPHSKYPNHMDDLCENCYEVWFEKLRNSLIECGMMKRVTVEPLGTKQRQQLDPSPRLDPPGTAVWGVLRQVLPQDIEKERAYERNFISFLLSKVSKETDARYMDSVNACDPSKVAAQLESVLFENWGFKGQSPESNEKYSSVFSCLQNPANKDLRRQVLLGEISSKQLVNMSRDEVYDYLF, translated from the exons ATGGCCATGCACATGGAGGCTGAAGTACCTGGAATCGGCGCCGTTGGGTGTTATGCGGAGAAGCAGAGCTCGCTTTGTGGCAAGAGGAAGAGGCAGCAGAAGCCGCTGGAGGAGGAAGACCGTCAACCTAGGTCAGTTACTCCAGGAGCGTTGCGAGTTTTACCCCAAG ATGAAGAAAAGGAACGGGCTTTTACAAGGAATTTCATTTCGTTCCTTTTGTCCAAGGTATCTAAGGAAACTGATGCACAATATATGGATTCTGTCAATTCATGTGACCCTTCTAAAGTTGCTGCTCAACTGGAGTCCGTGCTGTTTGAAAACTGGGGTTTCAATGATCAGTCGCTGGAATCGACTGAAAAGTATTCTACTCTATTTTATTTCCTCCATGCTCCTGCGAGAAAAGATTTCCGCAGACAGGTTCTTCTCGGCGAGATCTCCCCAACACAGTTGGTGCACATGTCTTTGGATGAACCGCATTCGAAGTACCCCAATCATATGGACGACCTTTGCGAGAATTGCTATGAAGTTTGGTTTGAGAAACTTCGAAACAGCTTAATTGAGTGTGGTATGATGAAACGTGTAACTGTGGAGCCGCTGGGGACTAAGCAGCGGCAGCAGCTGGACCCTTCACCTCGGTTGGACCCTCCTGGTACTGCAGTATGGGGAGTTTTACGCCAAGTTTTACCCCAAG ATATTGAAAAGGAACGGGCTTATGAAAGGAATTTCATTTCGTTCCTTTTGTCCAAGGTATCTAAGGAAACTGATGCACGATATATGGATTCTGTCAATGCATGTGACCCTTCTAAAGTTGCTGCTCAACTGGAGTCCGTGCTGTTTGAAAACTGGGGTTTCAAAGGTCAGTCGCCGGAATCGAATGAAAAGTATTCATCTGTGTTTTCTTGCCTCCAGAATCCTGCGAACAAAGACTTGCGTAGGCAAGTTCTTCTGGGAGAGATCTCCTCAAAACagttggtcaacatgtctcgagATGAGGTTTATGATTACTTGTTTTAG